Proteins encoded by one window of Blautia argi:
- the ilvN gene encoding acetolactate synthase small subunit, with translation MNKRILSILVENTAGVLSRVSGLFSRRGYNIDSLSAGITTDPNYTRMTVVCKGDELILEQITRQVEKLEDVLSVKVLKDGQSVTRELMLVKVKVTPEQRAGVSAIVDIFRANIIDVGKESMIIELTGNKSKLEAFIDLLDGYEILELARTGIAGLSRGADDIFYPSDEEEDF, from the coding sequence ATGAATAAAAGGATATTGTCCATTCTGGTTGAAAATACAGCCGGTGTACTGAGCCGGGTTTCCGGATTGTTCAGCCGCCGGGGATACAACATAGACAGTCTGTCAGCCGGTATTACCACGGATCCAAACTACACTCGTATGACAGTGGTGTGCAAGGGAGATGAGCTGATTCTGGAGCAGATTACCAGACAGGTGGAGAAGTTGGAAGACGTACTTTCCGTAAAAGTCTTAAAGGACGGACAGAGCGTAACCAGAGAGCTGATGCTGGTAAAGGTAAAGGTAACGCCTGAGCAGAGAGCCGGGGTTTCTGCCATTGTGGATATTTTCAGAGCCAATATTATTGATGTGGGCAAAGAGTCCATGATTATCGAGCTTACAGGAAACAAATCAAAGCTGGAGGCATTTATTGATCTGCTGGACGGCTATGAGATTCTCGAACTGGCAAGAACCGGTATTGCAGGTCTTTCCAGAGGGGCAGATGATATTTTTTATCCTTCCGATGAGGAGGAAGATTTTTAA
- the ilvC gene encoding ketol-acid reductoisomerase — MAVKIYYQEDCNMALLEGKTIAIIGYGSQGHAHALNLKESGCNVIVGLYEGSKSWDKAVKQGFEVYTAAEAAKKADIIMILINDEKQAKLYKESIEPNLEEGNMLMFAHGFAIHFGQIKPPANVDVTMIAPKAPGHTVRSEYQIGRGTPCLVAVQQDYTGKAKDKALAYAAALGGARAGVLETTFKVETETDLFGEQAVLCGGVTALMKAGFETLVEAGYAPENAYFECIHEMKLIVDLIYESGFKGMRYSISNTAEFGDYITGPKIVTEETKKAMKQILADIQDGTFAKNWILENQSGCMHFGAMRRREAEHQLEEVGAELRKLYSWNGKEKLIDN, encoded by the coding sequence ATGGCAGTAAAAATTTATTATCAGGAAGATTGCAACATGGCTTTATTAGAGGGGAAAACCATTGCCATTATCGGTTATGGAAGCCAGGGTCATGCACATGCATTAAATTTAAAGGAATCAGGCTGTAACGTCATTGTAGGCTTGTATGAAGGATCTAAATCCTGGGATAAGGCTGTAAAGCAGGGATTTGAGGTTTACACAGCAGCAGAAGCGGCAAAAAAAGCAGATATTATCATGATTCTTATTAATGACGAGAAGCAGGCAAAGCTCTATAAGGAATCCATTGAGCCGAACCTGGAAGAAGGCAATATGTTGATGTTTGCTCACGGTTTTGCAATCCATTTCGGACAGATTAAACCTCCCGCAAATGTAGATGTAACTATGATTGCTCCAAAAGCACCAGGTCATACAGTAAGAAGTGAATATCAGATTGGACGCGGTACTCCTTGTTTAGTGGCTGTACAGCAGGATTATACAGGTAAAGCAAAAGACAAGGCTTTGGCTTATGCAGCAGCTTTAGGCGGTGCAAGAGCAGGTGTTCTGGAAACTACTTTCAAAGTGGAAACAGAAACAGACCTTTTTGGAGAACAGGCAGTTCTTTGCGGTGGTGTTACAGCTCTTATGAAGGCAGGGTTTGAAACTCTGGTAGAAGCAGGTTATGCTCCGGAAAATGCATACTTTGAATGTATCCATGAAATGAAACTGATTGTAGATCTGATTTACGAAAGCGGTTTTAAGGGCATGAGATATTCTATCTCCAATACAGCAGAATTTGGTGATTATATTACAGGACCTAAGATTGTGACAGAAGAAACAAAGAAAGCCATGAAACAGATTTTGGCAGATATTCAGGACGGTACCTTTGCAAAGAACTGGATTCTGGAAAATCAGTCCGGTTGTATGCACTTTGGTGCAATGAGAAGAAGAGAAGCAGAGCATCAGTTAGAAGAAGTAGGTGCAGAACTTCGTAAGTTGTACAGTTGGAACGGAAAAGAAAAACTGATTGACAACTGA
- a CDS encoding LysR family transcriptional regulator: MDQNLSLYKVFYTVANTGNISKAAAELYISQPAISKSIRKLEQNLEVTLFSRNSRGVHLTEEGEVLYDYVQKAFYSLQLGEMQLKKINELGIGHLRIGVSTTLCKYVLLDYLKDFIAAHPHIRITIECQSTNHTLQLLKENKIDLGLIGKPERLHHIPFETLGEIEDIFVSTNSYLENLALRTDSKEDILRTAALMLMDKENITRQYIDDYLAFHHIENSNVLEVSAMDLLIEFTKIGLGVACVIRQFVEKELQEGTLVEIPLPAPIHKREIGFVHLADTQTNPVIQEFIDFCKKNA; encoded by the coding sequence ATGGATCAGAATCTTTCCCTATACAAAGTTTTCTACACGGTTGCAAATACCGGAAACATTTCAAAAGCCGCAGCAGAGCTTTATATCAGCCAGCCTGCCATCAGCAAATCCATTCGTAAACTGGAACAAAATCTGGAGGTCACTCTGTTTTCCCGAAATTCCAGAGGGGTACATCTCACAGAGGAAGGAGAGGTTCTCTATGACTATGTGCAGAAGGCCTTTTATTCCCTTCAGCTTGGAGAAATGCAGCTTAAGAAAATCAATGAACTGGGCATCGGACATTTACGCATTGGTGTATCCACCACCCTCTGCAAATACGTACTTCTGGATTATTTAAAGGACTTTATTGCCGCCCACCCTCATATCCGTATTACTATTGAATGTCAGTCCACCAACCACACGCTCCAGCTTCTGAAAGAAAACAAAATCGACCTGGGGCTTATCGGAAAACCGGAAAGACTGCATCATATTCCTTTTGAAACTCTGGGAGAAATCGAAGATATTTTTGTCAGCACTAACAGCTATCTGGAAAATCTGGCACTGCGAACAGATTCCAAGGAGGATATTTTAAGAACTGCGGCCCTGATGCTTATGGATAAGGAAAACATCACCCGACAGTATATTGATGATTATCTGGCTTTTCATCACATTGAAAACAGCAATGTCCTGGAAGTTTCTGCCATGGATCTGCTTATTGAATTTACCAAAATTGGACTGGGGGTTGCCTGCGTAATCCGCCAGTTCGTGGAAAAAGAACTGCAGGAGGGCACACTGGTAGAAATCCCCCTTCCCGCTCCTATCCACAAACGGGAAATCGGTTTTGTCCATCTGGCAGATACTCAGACCAATCCTGTTATTCAGGAATTTATAGACTTTTGCAAAAAAAATGCTTAA
- the leuC gene encoding 3-isopropylmalate dehydratase large subunit codes for MGMTMTQKILAAHAGLDKVEAGQLIEANLDLVLGNDITSPVAIHEMDKMTVDTVFDKDKVALVMDHFIPNKDIKSAEHCKCVREFACRHEITNYFDVGEMGIEHALLPEKGLTVAGDVIIGADSHTCTYGALGAFSTGVGSTDMAAGMATGKAWFKVPSAIRFNLVGKPAKWVSGKDVILHIIGMIGVDGALYKSMEFVGEGIQNLSMDDRFTIANMAIEAGGKNGIFPVDDVAIEYMKEHSMRPYTVYEADEDAVYDEEYTIDLSALKSTVSFPHLPSNTRVVEELSEEVAIDQSVIGSCTNGRIDDLRCAAEILKGRKVKKGVRCIVIPATQKIYLQAMEEGLLKIFIEAGAVVSTPTCGPCLGGYMGILAEGERCISTTNRNFVGRMGHIKSEVYLASPAVAAASAVTGKISVPEELGL; via the coding sequence ATGGGAATGACAATGACACAAAAAATTCTGGCAGCCCATGCCGGATTAGATAAAGTAGAAGCAGGACAGTTAATAGAAGCAAATTTGGATTTGGTGCTGGGAAATGATATTACTTCCCCGGTAGCCATTCATGAAATGGATAAAATGACAGTAGATACCGTGTTTGATAAGGACAAGGTGGCTTTGGTTATGGATCACTTTATTCCGAATAAGGATATTAAATCAGCAGAACACTGCAAATGTGTGAGGGAATTTGCATGCCGCCACGAGATTACCAATTATTTTGATGTAGGGGAAATGGGAATTGAGCATGCTCTCCTTCCTGAAAAGGGATTGACTGTTGCAGGCGATGTGATTATCGGTGCAGATTCCCATACCTGTACTTATGGCGCTTTGGGTGCATTTTCCACAGGAGTGGGAAGCACGGATATGGCAGCAGGCATGGCAACCGGAAAAGCATGGTTTAAGGTTCCTTCTGCCATTAGGTTTAATCTGGTGGGAAAACCTGCGAAGTGGGTCAGCGGAAAAGATGTGATTTTACACATTATCGGTATGATTGGCGTAGACGGTGCGCTTTATAAATCTATGGAGTTTGTGGGGGAGGGCATTCAGAATTTGTCTATGGATGACCGTTTTACCATTGCAAATATGGCAATTGAGGCAGGAGGAAAAAATGGAATTTTCCCGGTCGATGATGTTGCTATTGAATACATGAAGGAACATTCCATGCGCCCATATACTGTATACGAGGCTGATGAGGATGCTGTATACGACGAGGAATACACCATTGATTTAAGTGCCTTGAAATCCACGGTGTCCTTTCCTCATCTTCCTTCAAATACCAGAGTGGTGGAAGAGCTTTCCGAAGAAGTAGCCATTGACCAGTCAGTCATTGGTTCCTGTACAAACGGCAGGATTGATGACCTGAGATGTGCTGCGGAAATTTTGAAGGGACGTAAGGTGAAAAAGGGCGTTCGCTGTATTGTGATTCCGGCAACGCAGAAAATTTATCTTCAGGCAATGGAAGAGGGGCTTTTAAAAATCTTTATTGAGGCAGGTGCTGTGGTAAGTACTCCGACCTGCGGTCCGTGTCTGGGTGGTTATATGGGGATTCTGGCAGAGGGAGAGCGTTGTATTTCCACTACAAACCGGAATTTTGTAGGCCGCATGGGACATATAAAATCAGAGGTCTATCTGGCAAGCCCTGCAGTGGCAGCAGCCAGTGCCGTGACAGGGAAAATTTCTGTTCCGGAAGAATTAGGGTTATAA
- the leuD gene encoding 3-isopropylmalate dehydratase small subunit — protein sequence MKASGSVFKYGDNVDTDVIIPARYLNSSDPAELAEHCMEDIDRDFVKKVKKGDIIVADKNFGCGSSREHAPIAIKAAGVSCVIAETFARIFYRNAINIGLPIVECPEAAKGIQAGDEVEVDFDSGIITNKTRGTSFQGQAFPEFMQKIIKAEGLVNYINGQK from the coding sequence ATGAAGGCAAGCGGAAGTGTTTTTAAATATGGAGATAATGTAGATACTGATGTGATTATTCCTGCCAGATATCTGAATTCGTCAGACCCGGCAGAACTGGCAGAGCATTGCATGGAGGATATTGACAGGGATTTTGTAAAAAAAGTAAAAAAAGGCGATATCATTGTGGCAGACAAAAACTTTGGCTGCGGCTCTTCCAGAGAACATGCTCCGATTGCGATTAAGGCAGCAGGGGTAAGCTGTGTGATTGCAGAAACCTTTGCCAGAATTTTTTATCGCAATGCTATTAATATCGGTCTTCCTATTGTGGAGTGTCCGGAGGCGGCAAAAGGAATTCAAGCCGGAGATGAGGTAGAGGTGGATTTTGACAGTGGTATAATTACTAATAAGACCAGGGGGACTTCTTTTCAGGGACAGGCGTTCCCGGAATTTATGCAGAAAATTATTAAGGCGGAAGGTCTGGTAAATTATATTAATGGACAGAAGTAA
- a CDS encoding GntR family transcriptional regulator: MQELLSQEKSIYIQIKEMIETDILRDILLEEERVPSTNELAKLYAINPATAAKGVNLLVDEGILYKKRGIGMFVAEGAKKAIQKRRKENFFKTYVQGMLIEAASLGITKEDLIDMITTEIGEV, translated from the coding sequence GTGCAGGAATTGCTCAGTCAGGAAAAATCAATTTATATACAAATTAAAGAAATGATAGAAACCGATATTTTGAGAGATATTCTGCTGGAAGAGGAGCGGGTACCAAGTACCAATGAACTGGCAAAGCTCTATGCCATTAATCCGGCAACAGCAGCAAAGGGGGTAAATTTGTTAGTGGACGAGGGAATTTTGTACAAAAAAAGAGGAATCGGCATGTTTGTGGCAGAAGGGGCAAAGAAAGCCATACAAAAGAGAAGAAAAGAGAATTTTTTTAAAACTTATGTTCAGGGCATGCTGATAGAGGCAGCAAGTCTTGGCATTACAAAGGAAGACTTAATTGACATGATCACAACAGAAATTGGGGAGGTTTAA
- a CDS encoding ABC transporter ATP-binding protein codes for MKIECRNLKKNYKAKEVLQGVNLTLEKGKIYGLIGRNGAGKTMLLSILSAQNPVSSGQLLLDGEPIWENAEALSHIYFAREIITSANSNSGGLKVKEYLNMAASYLPHWDKEMAERLVKLFHLEPKQRLIKLSKGMVSMLGAVTALASKADFTFLDEPVSGLDVVAREQFYQLLLEEFTETGRTFVISTHIIEEAADIFEEVIFLHHGKIILKENTQELLEETVYVSGRAETVDAVIQGKEIYKPKTLGRSKSVLVRLQEGEILNQKEGITIQPVNLQKIFVSLCREEENV; via the coding sequence ATGAAAATCGAATGCAGGAATCTGAAGAAAAATTATAAAGCAAAAGAAGTTTTACAAGGGGTCAATTTAACCCTGGAAAAAGGAAAGATATATGGACTTATCGGAAGAAACGGTGCAGGAAAGACAATGCTTTTGTCTATTCTGTCTGCACAGAATCCTGTATCTTCCGGGCAGCTTCTTTTAGACGGAGAACCCATATGGGAAAATGCAGAGGCTTTAAGCCATATTTATTTTGCCAGAGAGATTATCACCAGTGCAAACAGTAATTCCGGCGGTTTAAAAGTAAAAGAATACTTAAATATGGCTGCCTCTTATCTGCCTCACTGGGATAAGGAGATGGCAGAACGTCTGGTAAAACTATTTCATCTGGAACCAAAACAGCGACTCATAAAGCTTTCCAAAGGTATGGTATCCATGCTGGGTGCAGTGACAGCCCTGGCAAGCAAAGCAGATTTCACATTTTTGGACGAACCAGTATCTGGTCTGGATGTGGTGGCAAGAGAACAGTTTTATCAGCTTTTGCTGGAAGAATTTACGGAAACGGGAAGAACTTTTGTGATTTCCACACACATTATAGAAGAGGCAGCTGATATTTTTGAAGAAGTGATTTTCCTGCATCACGGAAAAATTATTTTGAAAGAAAATACACAGGAACTTTTAGAAGAAACAGTTTATGTCAGTGGAAGGGCAGAAACGGTAGACGCAGTAATACAGGGAAAAGAAATATACAAACCAAAAACACTTGGAAGAAGTAAAAGCGTACTGGTGCGGTTACAGGAGGGCGAAATCCTGAATCAGAAGGAAGGAATTACCATACAGCCTGTGAATCTCCAGAAAATTTTTGTAAGCCTTTGCAGGGAGGAGGAAAACGTATGA
- a CDS encoding 2-isopropylmalate synthase codes for MDWAKKDYVEKAPVWCSVDLRDGNQALVIPMNLEQKIEFFKLLVKIGFKEIEVGFPAASETEYTFLRTLIEENLIPDDVTIQVLTQAREHIIKKTFEAVKGAKNVIVHVYNSTSLSQREQVFRKSKEEILQIAVEGAKLLKELTEEAGESYRFEYSPESFTGTEPEYALEVCNAVLEVWKPTKERKAIINLPVTVQHSMPHVYASQVEYMCKNLKYRENVVVSLHPHNDRGCGVADSEMGLLAGADRIEGTLFGNGERTGNVDIVTLALNMYSQGVEPNLDFTHMTDICEQYESFTGMKINERSPYSGALVFAAFSGSHQDAIAKGMHWLEEKKPEHWTVPYLPIDPTDLGRNYDADVIRINSQSGKGGVGYILETRFGLNLPAKMREAMGYTAKAVSDHTQKELLPEEIFELFKKTFENKVTPLSVCEVHFTQTEHGMDTEVTSSFNGKTVTTHASGNGRLDAVSNALKQAYDLQFELVTYQEHALEKSSSSRAIAYVGIQKPDKTLAWGAGIHADIIHASIDALVTAINNR; via the coding sequence ATGGACTGGGCAAAGAAGGACTATGTAGAGAAGGCGCCTGTGTGGTGCAGTGTGGATTTGAGAGATGGAAATCAGGCATTGGTGATTCCTATGAATCTGGAACAGAAGATAGAGTTTTTTAAGCTTCTGGTGAAAATCGGATTTAAGGAAATTGAGGTTGGATTTCCCGCAGCATCTGAAACAGAATATACCTTTCTTCGTACACTGATTGAGGAAAATCTCATTCCTGATGATGTCACCATTCAGGTGCTCACCCAGGCAAGAGAACATATTATCAAGAAAACCTTTGAGGCAGTAAAAGGCGCAAAAAACGTCATTGTGCATGTATATAATTCGACCTCTCTTTCCCAGAGAGAGCAAGTATTTAGAAAATCAAAGGAAGAGATTCTGCAGATTGCAGTAGAAGGAGCAAAGCTGTTAAAGGAGCTTACTGAGGAAGCAGGAGAGAGCTACCGCTTTGAGTATAGCCCGGAAAGCTTTACCGGAACAGAGCCGGAATATGCCCTTGAGGTGTGTAATGCGGTTTTGGAGGTTTGGAAGCCAACGAAAGAGAGAAAAGCCATTATCAATCTTCCGGTTACGGTACAACATTCCATGCCCCATGTGTATGCAAGCCAGGTTGAGTACATGTGCAAAAATCTGAAATACAGAGAAAACGTTGTGGTTTCTTTACACCCTCATAATGACAGAGGCTGCGGCGTGGCAGATTCTGAAATGGGACTGCTGGCAGGTGCCGATCGTATTGAGGGAACCCTTTTCGGAAACGGAGAGCGTACTGGAAATGTAGATATTGTGACACTGGCATTAAATATGTATTCTCAAGGCGTAGAACCAAATCTGGACTTTACTCATATGACAGATATCTGTGAGCAGTACGAATCTTTTACAGGCATGAAAATCAACGAGAGGAGTCCTTACAGCGGCGCGTTGGTCTTTGCAGCTTTTTCAGGCTCTCATCAGGACGCTATTGCTAAAGGCATGCACTGGCTGGAGGAGAAAAAGCCGGAGCACTGGACCGTGCCGTATCTTCCTATTGACCCTACAGATTTGGGAAGAAATTACGATGCAGATGTGATCCGTATTAACAGCCAGTCCGGAAAAGGTGGTGTAGGTTATATTCTGGAAACCCGGTTTGGTCTGAATCTTCCGGCAAAAATGCGGGAAGCTATGGGCTATACGGCAAAGGCTGTTTCCGACCATACACAGAAAGAGCTTCTGCCGGAAGAAATCTTTGAGCTGTTTAAGAAAACTTTTGAAAACAAAGTGACGCCCCTTTCTGTCTGTGAAGTGCATTTTACACAGACAGAACACGGTATGGATACAGAGGTAACTTCTTCCTTTAATGGAAAAACCGTGACTACTCATGCATCAGGAAACGGACGCTTAGACGCAGTTAGCAATGCTTTGAAGCAGGCATATGACCTGCAGTTTGAACTGGTAACGTATCAGGAGCATGCTCTGGAAAAAAGCTCCAGTTCCAGAGCGATTGCCTATGTGGGAATCCAGAAGCCGGACAAAACGCTGGCATGGGGCGCAGGTATTCACGCAGATATTATTCACGCTTCCATTGATGCTTTGGTCACTGCCATCAATAATCGGTAG
- a CDS encoding cell wall hydrolase yields the protein MDIICAILTGFHYLVERTKRLAERVKISKKSRREKAVFVIGAIAVAAVDFSFHGVHAAGFYEVYAAVGDEESETETEENSTFGLDSIIEGVYLSQNQDEAERIGTSFEVVLVGQRIGPRELASDLDFGTEGARKVELLREKSIGISEEQLTMSDEDYNTLLKIVEAEAGGEDMKGKILVANVIFNRMKSPEFPSTVTEVVWENVAGSPQFSPTADGRIHTVTVSAETREAVNRAIDGENYSKGALFFVEEEYADKSNVAWFKKDLKFLFQYGVHDFYTYP from the coding sequence ATGGACATTATATGTGCAATTCTAACAGGCTTTCATTACCTTGTAGAGAGAACAAAAAGGCTGGCAGAAAGAGTAAAAATCTCAAAAAAAAGCAGACGGGAGAAGGCGGTCTTTGTAATAGGAGCCATAGCTGTGGCGGCCGTGGATTTTTCCTTTCATGGCGTACACGCCGCAGGATTTTACGAAGTTTATGCTGCCGTAGGAGATGAAGAGTCAGAGACGGAAACAGAGGAAAACAGTACCTTTGGGTTAGATTCCATTATTGAAGGCGTTTATCTCAGCCAGAATCAGGACGAAGCAGAGCGAATTGGAACTTCTTTTGAGGTTGTTTTAGTCGGACAGCGTATAGGACCAAGAGAGTTGGCTTCAGATTTGGATTTTGGTACGGAGGGAGCCAGAAAAGTGGAGTTGCTTCGGGAAAAATCCATTGGAATTTCAGAAGAGCAGCTTACCATGTCAGATGAGGATTATAATACGCTGCTGAAAATTGTGGAGGCAGAAGCCGGAGGCGAGGATATGAAGGGAAAGATTCTGGTGGCGAATGTTATTTTTAACCGTATGAAAAGCCCTGAATTTCCTTCCACAGTCACAGAAGTAGTCTGGGAAAACGTAGCAGGAAGTCCTCAGTTTTCCCCCACAGCAGACGGCAGAATCCATACGGTAACGGTTTCGGCGGAAACCAGAGAGGCAGTAAACCGTGCCATTGACGGAGAAAATTATTCCAAAGGCGCCCTGTTTTTTGTAGAAGAAGAATACGCGGACAAAAGCAATGTTGCGTGGTTTAAAAAGGATTTGAAGTTTTTGTTTCAATACGGAGTGCATGATTTTTATACATATCCGTAA
- the thrC gene encoding threonine synthase, with amino-acid sequence MQVLYKSTRGTKRAYTASEAILKGLSEDGGLFVPDKIPALDIPLSRLAEMSYQETAYEVMSRFLTDFTEEELKNCIANAYDDKFDTEKIAPLVEKNGAFYLELFHGATIAFKDMALSILPHLMTTAARKNRVKNEIVILTATSGDTGKAAMAGFADVPGTRIIVFYPKNGVSPVQEKQMITQKGKNTYVVGITGNFDDAQSGVKKIFNDRELAEQLDKAGFQFSSANSINIGRLVPQVVYYVYAYGQLLAQGRIREGEQINVVVPTGNFGNILAAYYAKLMGLPLGKFICASNENKVLYDFFSTGCYDRNRKFLLTTSPSMDILISSNLERLIYRIAGNDPEKTRELMHGLSETGKYQITEDMQKNLQEFYGNYATEEETAAAISELYKTAGYVMDTHTAVAAAVYAKYKAETKDSAKTVIASTASPFKFTRSVMHAIDKTYDTMSDFELAEELSRIAAVQIPAAIEEIRTAPVLHDRVISAEEMPETVKEILGV; translated from the coding sequence ATGCAGGTATTATACAAAAGTACAAGAGGAACAAAAAGAGCATATACAGCCTCAGAGGCAATTTTAAAAGGACTTTCAGAGGACGGAGGACTGTTTGTGCCGGATAAAATTCCGGCCTTAGATATTCCACTTTCCAGACTGGCAGAGATGTCTTATCAGGAAACAGCTTATGAGGTTATGAGCCGATTTTTGACAGATTTTACAGAGGAAGAACTGAAAAACTGCATTGCAAATGCCTATGATGATAAATTCGATACAGAAAAAATTGCACCTCTGGTTGAGAAAAACGGCGCGTTCTATCTGGAGCTGTTTCACGGAGCAACTATTGCTTTTAAGGATATGGCGCTTTCGATTCTGCCCCATCTGATGACAACAGCGGCAAGAAAAAATCGGGTGAAGAATGAGATTGTGATTTTGACTGCGACTTCAGGAGATACGGGAAAGGCAGCAATGGCAGGTTTTGCAGATGTGCCGGGTACCAGAATTATTGTCTTTTATCCCAAAAACGGCGTAAGCCCTGTGCAGGAAAAACAGATGATAACCCAGAAGGGAAAGAATACCTATGTGGTGGGAATTACCGGAAATTTTGACGATGCACAAAGCGGCGTAAAGAAAATATTTAATGACAGGGAACTGGCAGAACAGCTGGATAAGGCAGGTTTTCAGTTTTCTTCTGCAAACTCCATCAATATCGGTCGTCTGGTTCCCCAGGTTGTCTATTATGTCTATGCTTACGGACAGCTTCTGGCACAGGGGAGAATCCGTGAGGGTGAGCAGATTAATGTAGTGGTTCCTACCGGAAACTTCGGAAATATTCTGGCAGCATACTATGCAAAGCTTATGGGACTGCCCCTTGGAAAATTTATCTGTGCGTCCAATGAAAATAAGGTGTTGTATGATTTCTTTTCCACTGGCTGCTATGACAGAAACAGGAAATTTCTCCTTACCACTTCCCCGTCCATGGATATCCTTATTTCCAGCAATCTGGAAAGACTGATCTACCGTATTGCGGGAAATGACCCGGAAAAAACAAGAGAACTGATGCATGGACTTTCCGAAACCGGAAAGTATCAAATTACAGAAGACATGCAGAAAAATCTTCAGGAGTTTTATGGAAATTATGCCACAGAGGAAGAAACTGCAGCCGCAATTTCAGAACTGTATAAAACAGCCGGATATGTGATGGATACTCATACAGCCGTAGCCGCAGCCGTATATGCAAAATACAAAGCAGAAACAAAGGATTCCGCAAAGACGGTGATTGCATCTACTGCAAGTCCTTTTAAATTTACCAGAAGCGTTATGCATGCCATTGATAAAACATATGATACCATGTCTGATTTTGAACTGGCAGAGGAACTTTCCCGTATCGCAGCTGTTCAGATTCCTGCAGCAATCGAGGAAATCCGCACAGCACCTGTGCTTCATGACCGTGTGATTTCAGCAGAGGAGATGCCTGAAACCGTAAAAGAAATTTTAGGTGTATAA
- a CDS encoding HD domain-containing protein has product MGKIDLEYAKKNFRDYLKAYDQQDEKIKLKRIHTFCVVDAAGYICRREGFSQEDTSLALLIALLHDIGRFEQLKKYNSYDDNIMNHADFGVQVLFEEGMIRRFIETEEYDEIIRSAIAYHSLYALPEIADKRILLHCQIIRDADKLDNFRVKATESLEAHFDVSKEVVEQETVSENILEAVRAHRCILRGERTTHLDMWISYLAFLFDLNFPSSFCFIKEHDYINHNIDRMEYAQQETRVRMEEIRKLCLDYLEEKSRA; this is encoded by the coding sequence ATGGGAAAAATTGACCTGGAGTATGCAAAGAAAAATTTTCGGGATTACTTGAAAGCCTATGACCAGCAAGATGAGAAAATCAAATTAAAGCGGATTCATACTTTTTGTGTGGTTGATGCAGCAGGTTATATCTGCAGACGGGAAGGATTTTCCCAGGAGGATACAAGTCTGGCGCTGCTTATTGCCCTGCTTCACGATATCGGAAGATTTGAGCAGCTGAAAAAATACAACAGCTATGATGATAATATTATGAATCATGCGGATTTCGGTGTGCAGGTGCTTTTTGAAGAGGGTATGATTCGCAGATTTATAGAAACAGAAGAATATGATGAGATAATCCGCAGTGCTATTGCATATCATTCTCTATATGCCCTGCCTGAAATTGCAGATAAAAGAATTTTGCTGCACTGTCAAATTATCCGGGATGCAGATAAGCTGGATAATTTCCGAGTAAAGGCAACCGAGAGTCTGGAGGCTCACTTTGATGTATCAAAGGAGGTTGTGGAGCAGGAAACAGTTTCTGAGAACATTTTGGAGGCTGTCAGAGCCCATCGCTGCATTTTACGTGGGGAGAGAACCACACACCTGGATATGTGGATTTCCTATCTTGCGTTTCTTTTTGATTTGAATTTTCCTTCCAGCTTTTGTTTTATCAAAGAGCATGATTATATTAATCATAATATTGACCGTATGGAATATGCACAACAGGAAACCAGAGTACGCATGGAAGAAATCAGAAAATTGTGCCTGGATTATCTGGAGGAGAAAAGCAGAGCATAA